In Halorhabdus rudnickae, the following proteins share a genomic window:
- a CDS encoding sugar phosphate isomerase/epimerase family protein, whose protein sequence is MLCPGVSVLVFWNLDPAPIGVERSFPEAATLAATHGFDGIQVDLGYLRDHGRSDYRAVLDKHDLRSGALALPFDIDAERPDYEAGLDRLEADADAAAAIGCECVSTYIRSFSDDRPFEENLAFHRERIEPIAEILAEHDLALGLEYLGPPTLREGHEYEFVHTADGMGSLIDGLEASNVGFLLDSWHWYTAGDGADALQALDPGAVVDVHVNDAPDRPRDAQQDLDRRLPAETGVIDIETFLVALDRLDYDGPVTPEPFSDRVDAMDDDAAVAATSEALSAAFDRAGL, encoded by the coding sequence ATGCTCTGTCCGGGTGTCTCTGTGCTCGTGTTTTGGAATCTTGATCCGGCGCCGATCGGTGTCGAACGGTCGTTCCCCGAGGCGGCCACACTGGCGGCGACGCACGGCTTCGACGGCATCCAGGTCGACCTGGGATACCTTCGTGATCACGGTAGATCGGACTATCGGGCTGTACTTGACAAACACGACCTTCGGTCGGGCGCACTTGCTCTTCCGTTCGATATTGACGCCGAACGCCCGGACTACGAGGCCGGTCTCGATCGGTTGGAAGCGGACGCCGACGCCGCGGCCGCAATCGGCTGTGAATGTGTCTCGACGTATATTCGCTCGTTCAGCGACGACCGCCCGTTCGAGGAAAACCTCGCGTTCCACCGCGAGCGAATCGAGCCCATCGCCGAAATCCTGGCTGAACACGATCTAGCACTCGGCCTGGAGTACCTCGGTCCCCCGACGCTCCGTGAGGGTCACGAGTACGAGTTCGTCCACACTGCCGACGGGATGGGTTCTCTCATCGACGGACTGGAGGCGTCGAACGTCGGATTCCTGCTCGACAGCTGGCACTGGTATACCGCCGGTGACGGTGCTGACGCCCTCCAGGCACTCGATCCCGGGGCCGTCGTCGACGTCCACGTCAACGACGCGCCGGATCGCCCGCGAGACGCCCAACAGGACCTCGACCGGCGGCTCCCCGCCGAGACGGGCGTCATCGACATCGAGACGTTCCTCGTGGCACTCGACCGGTTGGACTACGACGGGCCGGTGACTCCCGAACCGTTCAGCGACCGGGTTGACGCCATGGACGACGACGCGGCCGTCGCGGCCACGAGCGAAGCGTTGTCCGCCGCGTTCGATCGCGCCGGACTCTGA
- a CDS encoding KH domain-containing protein yields the protein MQHVKIPQDRIGVLIGEGGETMREIEERAEVRLDIDSETGAVAVESIGDPVTGLKGPDIVKAIGRGFAPEEAFRLLDDDMIMFDVIDIDAAARNPNDLKRIKGRLIGENGRTRELMEELTGAAVVIYGSTLSIIGGPEQVDAVREAVEMLLDGAPHGSVYSFLERRHNEMKHAGLEYHKFTG from the coding sequence ATGCAACACGTGAAGATTCCGCAGGACCGGATCGGCGTGCTGATCGGCGAGGGGGGTGAGACGATGCGCGAGATCGAAGAGCGCGCGGAAGTGCGCTTGGACATCGACAGCGAGACGGGTGCGGTCGCCGTCGAGTCCATCGGCGATCCCGTGACTGGACTGAAAGGTCCCGACATCGTCAAGGCCATCGGCCGCGGGTTCGCTCCCGAGGAGGCCTTCCGATTGCTCGATGACGACATGATCATGTTCGACGTCATCGACATCGACGCTGCCGCCCGCAACCCCAACGACCTCAAGCGGATCAAGGGCCGACTCATCGGCGAGAACGGTCGCACGCGGGAATTGATGGAGGAATTGACCGGCGCCGCCGTCGTCATCTACGGCTCGACGCTGTCGATCATCGGCGGCCCCGAACAGGTAGATGCGGTCCGGGAAGCCGTCGAGATGCTGCTGGATGGTGCCCCACACGGCTCCGTGTACTCGTTCCTCGAACGGCGCCACAACGAGATGAAACACGCCGGCCTCGAGTATCACAAGTTCACCGGCTGA
- a CDS encoding acyltransferase, translated as MTKRHVSLPPFAEEGLREFIREVDERLASEEDTCDVVEDVLVDLHGDREAYERWQAGKNVSPAERVRLQGYDPCNATLESEYYAEKDEQRYEESKYLQWLWRQFDSTPMADNVAFALRFRRMLASHLFESCGEDCRFFKGITFSYGHNITVGDNVVIHDDVHLDDRGQLTIGDRVSIADDVHVYSHDHDVVDQTEVRNYHTIIEDDVRLTYDSMVRAGVRIGANAILAAKSIAGTDVPAHHIAAGTPAKSIAVKDGWESVAQPVENGTVDRREERRLEYDLPDDLDAFDEFGRDLQPPNV; from the coding sequence GGAGTTCATCCGCGAAGTCGACGAGCGACTGGCGAGCGAGGAGGACACCTGCGACGTCGTCGAGGACGTCCTCGTCGACCTCCACGGGGATCGGGAGGCCTACGAGCGCTGGCAGGCCGGCAAGAACGTCTCACCGGCCGAGCGGGTCCGCCTGCAAGGGTACGACCCCTGCAATGCGACCCTAGAGAGCGAGTACTACGCCGAGAAAGACGAGCAGCGCTACGAGGAATCGAAGTATCTCCAGTGGCTCTGGCGACAGTTCGATTCGACGCCGATGGCCGACAACGTCGCCTTCGCGCTTCGTTTCCGGCGGATGCTCGCCTCCCATCTCTTCGAGTCCTGCGGGGAGGACTGCCGGTTCTTCAAGGGGATCACGTTCTCGTACGGCCACAACATCACAGTCGGGGACAACGTCGTCATCCACGACGATGTGCACCTCGACGACCGCGGGCAGTTGACGATCGGCGATCGCGTCTCGATCGCCGACGACGTCCACGTCTACAGCCACGACCACGACGTCGTCGACCAGACTGAAGTCCGCAACTACCACACGATCATCGAGGACGACGTCCGGTTGACCTACGACTCGATGGTGCGGGCGGGCGTCCGGATCGGCGCCAACGCCATCCTCGCGGCCAAGAGTATCGCGGGGACGGACGTCCCTGCCCACCATATCGCTGCCGGAACGCCGGCAAAATCTATCGCCGTCAAAGACGGCTGGGAATCGGTCGCCCAGCCGGTCGAGAACGGGACCGTGGACCGACGGGAAGAGCGTCGCCTTGAGTACGACCTGCCCGACGACCTCGACGCCTTCGACGAGTTCGGCCGCGACCTGCAACCGCCGAACGTCTAA
- the thsA gene encoding thermosome subunit alpha → MGNQPLIIMSEDSQRTSGKDAQSMNITAGTAVAEAVRTTLGPKGMDKMLVDDAGSVVVTNDGVTILEEMDIEHPAANMIVEVAQTQEDEVGDGTTTAVVIAGELLSKAEELLDQDIHATVLAQGYRQAAEKAKEILEENAIEVSTDDTEKLESIAATAMTGKGAESARDTLSELVVKAVQSVADDDEIDTDNVKLETVVGGSIDESELVEGVLVDKERVHENMPYAVEDADVALLDTAIEVRETEVDAEVNVTDPDQLQEFLDQEEDQLKDMVDTLKEAGADVVFCQKGIDDMAQHYLAQEGILAVRRAKKSDIKALSRSTGARIVSNIDDITAEDLGFAGSVAQKEVAGDSRVFVEDVEDAKAVTMILRGGTEHVADEVKRAIEDALGVVRVTLEDGKVLPGGGAPEAELALGLRDHADSVGGREQLAVEAFADAIDVVPRTLAENAGLDPIDSLVDLRSQHDGGETGVGLDAYSGDIVDMEDDGVVEPLRVKTQAVESATEAAVMILRIDDVIAAGDLKGGSSDDDDEEGPGAGGPGGPGGMGGGPGGMGGMGGGMGGMM, encoded by the coding sequence ATGGGTAATCAGCCCCTCATCATCATGTCCGAGGACTCCCAGCGGACCTCGGGTAAAGACGCTCAGTCGATGAACATCACGGCCGGGACGGCCGTCGCCGAAGCGGTACGGACCACACTCGGTCCGAAGGGCATGGACAAGATGCTCGTCGACGACGCGGGCAGCGTCGTCGTCACGAACGACGGTGTCACCATCTTAGAAGAGATGGACATCGAGCACCCGGCGGCGAACATGATTGTCGAGGTCGCCCAGACCCAAGAAGACGAGGTCGGCGACGGGACGACCACCGCCGTGGTGATCGCCGGCGAACTCCTCAGCAAGGCCGAGGAACTCCTCGATCAGGACATTCACGCCACGGTTCTGGCACAGGGCTATCGCCAGGCCGCCGAGAAGGCAAAGGAGATTCTCGAAGAGAACGCCATCGAGGTCTCGACCGACGACACCGAGAAGCTCGAGTCCATCGCCGCGACGGCGATGACGGGCAAGGGCGCCGAGAGCGCCCGGGACACTCTCTCGGAACTGGTTGTCAAGGCCGTCCAGTCGGTCGCCGACGACGATGAGATCGACACCGACAACGTCAAACTCGAGACCGTCGTCGGTGGCTCGATCGACGAGTCCGAACTCGTCGAGGGCGTCCTCGTCGACAAGGAGCGCGTCCACGAGAACATGCCCTACGCGGTCGAGGACGCCGACGTGGCACTCCTGGACACCGCCATCGAAGTCCGGGAGACCGAGGTCGACGCCGAGGTCAACGTCACGGATCCCGACCAGCTCCAGGAGTTCCTCGATCAGGAAGAGGACCAGCTCAAGGACATGGTCGACACCCTCAAAGAGGCTGGCGCTGACGTCGTCTTCTGCCAGAAGGGCATCGACGACATGGCCCAGCACTACCTGGCCCAGGAGGGCATTCTCGCCGTCCGGCGCGCCAAGAAGTCCGACATCAAGGCGCTTTCGCGATCGACGGGCGCACGGATCGTCTCGAATATCGACGACATCACCGCCGAGGACCTCGGCTTCGCCGGCAGCGTCGCCCAGAAGGAAGTCGCAGGCGACAGCCGGGTCTTCGTCGAGGATGTCGAAGACGCCAAGGCCGTCACGATGATCCTTCGCGGTGGCACCGAGCACGTCGCCGACGAGGTCAAGCGCGCTATCGAGGACGCGCTGGGCGTCGTCCGGGTCACGCTCGAAGACGGCAAGGTCCTGCCCGGCGGCGGGGCTCCCGAGGCCGAGCTCGCGCTGGGGCTGCGTGACCACGCCGACTCCGTCGGCGGCCGCGAACAGCTGGCCGTCGAAGCCTTCGCCGACGCGATCGACGTCGTCCCGCGCACGCTCGCCGAGAACGCGGGCCTCGATCCGATCGACTCGTTGGTCGATCTCCGCAGTCAGCACGACGGCGGCGAGACGGGCGTCGGTCTGGACGCCTACAGCGGCGACATCGTCGACATGGAAGACGACGGCGTCGTCGAGCCGTTGCGCGTGAAGACCCAGGCCGTCGAGAGCGCGACGGAGGCCGCCGTGATGATCCTCCGCATCGACGACGTGATCGCCGCGGGCGACCTCAAGGGTGGCTCCAGCGACGATGACGACGAGGAAGGACCCGGCGCTGGCGGCCCCGGCGGCCCCGGCGGTATGGGCGGCGGCCCCGGCGGCATGGGCGGCATGGGCGGCGGTATGGGCGGCATGATGTGA